The nucleotide window GGCACAGCAACTACTACCCTACATCATCCATCCAACTCTCAATCCTCGCATCCGGCTCCCATCTACCCAACACCATGGCCCGCAACAACATCAGCTCCGGCTCTGCATTCGAGGCCGAGATTGGATACTCTCgcgccgtggtcgtcgacgactgGATCGTCGTCTCGGGAACCACTGGGTACGCGCTGGAACCCCCTTCACACTGGCTAGGCCCGTATCTGCCCATACGACATGCAACTCAGCGCGCCATAGTTGCTGACACCTACATCCATCCTCCCGCGCAGGTACAACTACCAGACGGGCGCCATCtccgacgacgtggccgagCAAGCGCAGCAGatcctcgtcaacgtcgccgcggcgctgcacgaggcgggcgcctcCATGGCAGACGTGGTGCGCGTGCGGTACATCCTCCCGGACCGCCGCGACTTCCCCAAGACGTGGCCGGTCTTGAAGCAGTGGTTCGGCGAggtgcggccggcggcgaccatggtCGAGAGCGGGCTCATGAAGGAGGAGATGAAGATTGAGATTGAGGTGACGGCCAAGAAGGGCTGTGGCGCCAAGAAGCAGTAGGAGAGGACTACTTGTTTATCGGAGCATCACGACATATGAAGTAGAGGCGGGATTCCAATCACAAAAGTGGCTTATTTGGTACACTTTGTAGCACGCTTCTATCAGGTATCAGGGCAGGGGTCGCTGCCTACAGTAGTAACTTAGTAAATCAAGGGCGCTACCAATGCGCCCGTGCCAAATGTGCTCGCAATCGTGAcgacgctcgacgtcgacagcagcgacaTGCCGCTGATGCCGTGGCCGGACGTACACCCACCCGCCAGCCGTGAGCCGACGGCGATGAGCACGCCTCCCAGCAcggcccgcagcggcggcatctcgAGCAGGgggccggccacggcgccgaagACGGCCGAGTCCGGCAGCACTCTAGCCATGGCCCACgcaccggccgcggcggcagcggcgaagAGCATGTTCTGGTACGTGCGTGGGCGCTtctccgcggcggcggcgtcgcggaagAGCCACCAGAAGTAGTTGCCGGCGTCCTCGAAGGAGCCCGAGATGCCGACCATGGTGCGGCGCGTGACCAGGGagacgagctgggcgaggccgatgaatagcccgccgacggcgcccgcggggatgagatcgccgccggcaaacGCTGCAGAACCGCCGTTGGTGGACTTTGCGCCGGCCGCggtcgcgacgacgacggcgacgcaggccGCCTCGAAGAGCACTAgggtcgcggcgcgggagagCCCGAGCGACTCGCTGATGACGCCGGGCGCGGgcttgatggcggcgttctcgcggcggcgcttgacGAGGGGCGCGAGGTAGCCCGTCCACAGCACACCGCCGGTCACGGCACCAGCGAGCACGTAGAAGCCGGTGCGGACGCCGGTGGCGAGCTGTGCGTAGAGCGTGCCGGGGCAGGACCCGGAGACGGCCATGCCGGCGCCTAGcagagcgccgccgagaaTGTTGCCGTCATAGCGGGAGAAGAGGCCGAGCGGAGAGGAGCTTCGCGGCTGGAGCTTGACGTAGCCGAGCCTTTCGGCGACGGAGTATATGACGCTGCGCGGGAAGGTCGATCGATGAGCCACGGCACAACATGGACCAACTCAAGATGCCAGACGTGTAGGCTAGGTAGGGGACACGTGGGGAGGGAACGtacgcgctgctggcggtggcggccagaAAGGCCTGGAACATGTGCCAGGACTCAAACTTCATctgcgagacgacgacggtcgggttggcgaagccggcggcgaccatggccgCGCCAAAGGCCACGCCGGagacgagcgtcgtcgtcgccatgatggctGTATCGCGGCAGCCGGGCGGTTGTTGCTAGTACTTTTGTCGTCTTGTCTGGCTGAAACCAGACACGGTTCCGAACTCTTTTTTCTGGTAGAGGGAGGCAGGCTGGCGACACCAAAGGTTGTGTTAGCGGCaaggcttgcttgcttcccgccgacgagacgcgaGAGGTAAGGCCGCAGAGAGACGGATCGTATAGTTGATGGCGTCGTGTTCAAGCCAAGGAGAGCTCAACCCGAATGTACATGAAGCGCGCGCTCGTCCCTATATACGTTTGGTCGTGGACACGGCCCTCTACCTCGTTTGTGGCTTGTTCGCCGCGTCGGGCGGGCCAAGGCGCCGTTGCAATCCGACCTACTACTAGGTAACGTACTTGCTCGGTATTTACCTAGCATGCCGAGCTAGTGCGGCGCCGGACTAGTTCCCGAGAGGCATGTCCGCcgcttgctgctgcaccaggcagtcagtcagtcaatcTCTCGGGGAATGATCAGAGGGAAGCCCGTCCCCaggtcggcggccatgatgcgctGAGCGGACAGGACGAAACGGGCCCAACAAGGCAGTGACGGCTGGCAGGTCACTGCTTCTgcccgggggcggggcgggcggccatgggaCGTGGTCGCCGAGTCTGTGTCAGCGTGTGTGCTtcgtggtcgtcggcgtgggGTGACAGTCGCCGACCAAGATCCGGGGGGGATCGTCAGAGGCTTGGCTTGGGTCGGGCTgtggtggccggcggcggaagggGAAACGGATCGCGGGCACGTCTTTTCAGCTTCCAGTTTTGTTCAGATTTTCTGTGGTGCAGTACGGTATATACCGTATATGTACGTACCCGTACCCAGTCATCCTGGTCTCTAACTTTAGAATGTGCcgtgggcgatgatgagtgagtgggGGGGACCACGCAGTTGTGCAATGCTCGGGGACCatggcgtgcgtgcgtgttCGGCCTTTCCCGGTCTCCCGGTtcagtggcggcgggctggcggatCCAGCTCCTGCTTCAAGTTGTTGGTAATTTACACCTGTAGGTAGTCCTTGCGCCGCCTGAGTCGGTGATAGGGACGCCTTCCCAGCTTCGTG belongs to Purpureocillium takamizusanense chromosome 1, complete sequence and includes:
- a CDS encoding uncharacterized protein (COG:J~EggNog:ENOG503P4XE), whose amino-acid sequence is MARNNISSGSAFEAEIGYSRAVVVDDWIVVSGTTGYNYQTGAISDDVAEQAQQILVNVAAALHEAGASMADVVRVRYILPDRRDFPKTWPVLKQWFGEVRPAATMVESGLMKEEMKIEIEVTAKKGCGAKKQ
- a CDS encoding uncharacterized protein (EggNog:ENOG503P2NU~TransMembrane:8 (n3-14c22/23o38-61i82-102o114-135i156-176o196-216i255-271o291-308i320-344o)~COG:S), with translation MATTTLVSGVAFGAAMVAAGFANPTVVVSQMKFESWHMFQAFLAATASSAVIYSVAERLGYVKLQPRSSSPLGLFSRYDGNILGGALLGAGMAVSGSCPGTLYAQLATGVRTGFYVLAGAVTGGVLWTGYLAPLVKRRRENAAIKPAPGVISESLGLSRAATLVLFEAACVAVVVATAAGAKSTNGGSAAFAGGDLIPAGAVGGLFIGLAQLVSLVTRRTMVGISGSFEDAGNYFWWLFRDAAAAEKRPRTYQNMLFAAAAAAGAWAMARVLPDSAVFGAVAGPLLEMPPLRAVLGGVLIAVGSRLAGGCTSGHGISGMSLLSTSSVVTIASTFGTGALVAPLIY